One stretch of Sardina pilchardus chromosome 17, fSarPil1.1, whole genome shotgun sequence DNA includes these proteins:
- the gpr85 gene encoding probable G protein-coupled receptor 85 has translation MIPPSMANYSHAGDHNILQNVSPLATFLKLTSLGFIIGVGVVGNLLISILLVKDKSLHRAPYYFLLDLCASDILRSAICFPFVFTSVKNGSAWTYGTLTCKVIAFLGVLSCFHTAFMLFCVSVTRYLAIAHHRFYTKRLTFWTCLAVICMVWTLSVAMAFPPVLDVGTYSFIREEDQCTFQHRSFRANDSLGFMLLLALILLATQLVYLKLIFFVHDRRKMKPVQFVPAVSQNWTFHGPGASGQAAANWLAGFGRGPTPPTLLGIRQNSNAAGRRRLLVLDEFKTEKRISRMFYIMTFFFLALWGPYLVACYWRVFAGGPVVPAGYLTAAVWMSFAQAGVNPFICIFSNRELRRCFSTTLLYCRKSRLPREPYCVI, from the coding sequence ATGATCCCTCCATCTATGGCGAACTATAGCCATGCAGGGGACCACAACATCTTGCAGAATGTCTCTCCTCTCGCCACATTCCTCAAACTGACCTCCCTGGGGTTCATCATTGGCGTCGGCGTCGTGGGAAACCTGCTCATCTCCATCCTGCTTGTCAAAGACAAGAGCCTGCACCGGGCCCCCTACTACTTCCTGCTGGACCTGTGCGCCTCGGACATCCTGCGCTCGGCGATCTGCTTCCCCTTCGTGTTCACCTCGGTCAAGAATGGCTCGGCCTGGACGTACGGCACGCTCACCTGCAAAGTGATCGCCTTCCTGGGCGTGCTCTCGTGCTTCCACACGGCCTTCATGCTGTTCTGCGTGAGCGTCACGCGCTACCTGGCCATCGCCCACCACCGCTTCTACACCAAGCGGCTCACCTTCTGGACGTGCCTGGCCGTCATCTGCATGGTGTGGACGCTGTCGGTGGCCATGGCCTTCCCGCCGGTGCTGGACGTGGGGACGTACTCGTTCATCCGCGAGGAGGACCAGTGCACGTTCCAGCACCGCTCGTTCCGCGCCAACGACTCGCTGGGATTCATGCTCCTGCTGGCGCTCATCCTGCTCGCCACGCAGCTGGTCTACCTCAAGCTCATCTTCTTCGTGCACGACCGCCGGAAGATGAAGCCCGTCCAGTTCGTGCCCGCCGTCAGCCAGAACTGGACCTTCCACGGCCCCGGCGCCAGCGGCCAGGCGGCCGCCAACTGGCTGGCCGGCTTCGGGCGCGGGCCCACCCCGCCCACCCTGCTCGGGATCCGCCAGAACAGCAACGCGGCGGGCCGCCGTCGCCTCCTGGTCCTGGACGAGTTCAAGACGGAGAAGCGCATCAGCCGGATGTTCTACATCATGACGTTCTTCTTCCTGGCGCTCTGGGGGCCCTACCTGGTGGCGTGCTACTGGCGGGTTTTCGCCGGCGGACCGGTGGTGCCCGCCGGCTACCTGACTGCGGCCGTGTGGATGAGTTTCGCCCAGGCGGGGGTCAACCCCTTCATCTGCATTTTCTCCAATCGGGAGCTCCGGCGCTGTTTCAGCACCACCTTGCTCTACTGCAGAAAATCCAGGTTACCTAGGGAACCCTATTGTGTTATATGA